One genomic region from Actinomycetota bacterium encodes:
- a CDS encoding HAD family hydrolase — protein MVRAVLFDFFGTLARALSWGPGPAEVLAGHGLALDPAAFARWQHEGADGADHGPHSADRDRYVAWERARWRALAAGCGAGPDRLEAVSDALLVASKDYVLAAYDDAPTTLSALRDLGVTVAVCSNWDWDLDVALDTCGLSGLVDVAVTSARAGARKPHPRIYEAALAACGAAPADTLFVGDTWLADVIGPAAAGIRPVHLCRTGEGTGEGTGQGTGGQVAPGPFPRARTLAEVLGHL, from the coding sequence GTGGTCAGGGCCGTGCTCTTCGACTTCTTCGGGACCCTGGCGAGGGCCCTGTCGTGGGGCCCGGGGCCGGCCGAGGTGCTGGCCGGCCACGGTCTGGCCCTCGACCCGGCCGCCTTCGCCCGCTGGCAGCACGAGGGCGCCGACGGGGCTGACCACGGCCCCCACTCGGCCGACCGGGACCGCTATGTGGCCTGGGAACGTGCCCGCTGGCGTGCCCTGGCGGCCGGGTGCGGGGCCGGGCCCGACCGCCTCGAGGCGGTGAGCGACGCGCTGCTGGTGGCCTCCAAGGACTACGTCTTGGCCGCCTACGACGACGCCCCAACCACCCTGTCGGCGCTGCGGGACCTAGGCGTGACGGTGGCCGTGTGCTCCAACTGGGACTGGGACCTTGACGTCGCCCTCGACACATGCGGGCTATCGGGGCTGGTCGACGTGGCCGTCACGTCGGCCCGGGCCGGGGCCCGCAAACCCCACCCCCGCATCTACGAGGCGGCCCTGGCGGCCTGCGGCGCGGCCCCGGCCGACACCCTGTTCGTGGGCGACACCTGGCTCGCCGACGTGATCGGCCCGGCGGCCGCCGGGATCCGCCCCGTCCACCTCTGCCGCACCGGCGAAGGCACCGGCGAAGGCACCGGCCAAGGCACCGGCGGCCAGGTTGCGCCCGGGCCCTTTCCCCGAGCCCGCACGCTGGCCGAGGTCCTCGGCCACCTTTGA
- a CDS encoding cytochrome c biogenesis protein CcdA → MRGLLFPFVAVVAGAISFSSPCVLPLVPGYLSYVAALPVGELGERQARRLTLKATLLFVGGFTTVFTLLGVSAGVAGSLLLRNRDSMIQVFGVVIIVLGLVTAGVLRVPVLQRERRIDMARVPRGPAWAFPMGMAFAAGWVPCIGPVLATILATASASGTAAWGAVLLVLYSIGLGIPFVLIGLGYNRAQRSVDWLKRHGRTVEVVGGSMLVLVGVLFVTGRWDPLFRPLQRWFTNWPI, encoded by the coding sequence ATGAGGGGCCTGCTGTTCCCGTTCGTGGCGGTGGTGGCAGGCGCCATCTCGTTCAGCTCGCCGTGCGTGCTGCCCCTTGTCCCCGGTTACCTCTCCTACGTGGCCGCCCTGCCCGTGGGCGAACTGGGGGAGCGCCAGGCCCGCAGGCTGACGCTGAAGGCCACCCTGCTGTTCGTGGGCGGCTTCACGACCGTGTTCACCCTCCTGGGGGTGAGCGCCGGGGTGGCCGGCAGCCTCCTGCTGCGCAACCGGGACTCGATGATCCAGGTCTTCGGGGTGGTCATCATCGTGCTCGGGCTGGTCACCGCGGGCGTGCTGAGGGTGCCCGTCCTCCAACGGGAGCGGCGCATCGACATGGCCCGGGTGCCCCGGGGCCCGGCGTGGGCCTTCCCCATGGGCATGGCCTTCGCGGCCGGTTGGGTGCCTTGCATCGGGCCGGTGCTGGCCACCATCCTGGCTACGGCCAGCGCCAGCGGCACGGCCGCCTGGGGAGCTGTGCTGCTCGTGCTCTACTCGATCGGCCTGGGCATCCCCTTCGTGCTGATCGGGCTGGGCTACAACCGGGCCCAGCGCTCGGTCGACTGGTTGAAGCGCCACGGGCGCACCGTCGAGGTGGTCGGGGGCTCCATGTTGGTGCTGGTCGGCGTCCTGTTCGTCACCGGCCGCTGGGACCCCCTGTTCCGCCCCCTCCAGCGCTGGTTCACCAACTGGCCGATATGA
- a CDS encoding TlpA disulfide reductase family protein, translated as MSDANGPTAPTRPGRRLRARWVAAAAGVPVAVLLVVLALSEPAGVRAANSPLLGKPAPALAGETIDGDAVSLADYRGRWVVVNFFATWCVPCVREHDHLIAFDERHRRLGDGAVVGVVYDDSAEAVRRFRDREGGQWPMLVDPQGRLALEFGVAGVPESYLVSPDGTVAAKLIGGVTAAGLEDILAKVSAGTAPSPR; from the coding sequence ATGAGCGACGCCAACGGCCCCACCGCCCCAACCCGCCCCGGCCGCCGCCTGCGCGCCCGGTGGGTGGCGGCCGCCGCCGGTGTCCCGGTGGCGGTGCTGCTCGTGGTCCTGGCCCTGAGCGAGCCCGCCGGGGTGAGGGCCGCCAACTCGCCCCTGCTGGGCAAGCCCGCCCCCGCCCTGGCCGGCGAGACGATCGACGGTGACGCCGTCAGCTTGGCCGACTACCGGGGCCGCTGGGTAGTGGTCAACTTCTTCGCCACCTGGTGCGTCCCGTGCGTGCGCGAACACGACCACCTCATCGCCTTCGACGAGCGCCACCGCCGGCTGGGCGACGGGGCCGTCGTGGGTGTGGTCTACGACGACAGCGCCGAGGCCGTCCGCCGCTTCCGCGACCGCGAGGGTGGGCAGTGGCCCATGCTCGTCGACCCCCAGGGCCGTTTGGCGCTCGAGTTCGGCGTGGCCGGGGTGCCCGAGTCCTACCTGGTGAGCCCCGACGGCACGGTGGCCGCCAAGCTGATAGGGGGTGTCACCGCCGCCGGTCTGGAGGACATCCTGGCCAAGGTGTCCGCCGGCACCGCCCCCTCTCCCCGGTAG
- a CDS encoding DUF1385 domain-containing protein → MGAPTTRLGGQAVIEGVMVRYGPRWAVAARRPDGRVATHEGVVPAWAAALRRVPVARGTVALASTVGLGLKALSWSRSVADGGQPASKGSVVAAASLSVAVFVTIFALAPAAVARAVAGHGGVLFATVEAVVRLGLFVGYVAAIGRLPGIRRTFEYHGAEHQAIAAAEAGDELTPERVSRYSPRHARCGTDFLVLVAVVAVFAFALVSPASWWLLAASRVLLLPVVAGVAYEVLRVSDRPGVSRWLRPVMVPAMAVQRLTTRAPSPDQVEVAIVAVQAALAGAVPGAGQTSTPPTA, encoded by the coding sequence ATGGGAGCTCCAACGACGCGTCTGGGCGGGCAGGCGGTCATCGAAGGGGTCATGGTGCGCTACGGGCCCCGCTGGGCGGTGGCCGCCCGCCGGCCCGACGGCCGGGTAGCCACCCATGAAGGTGTGGTCCCGGCCTGGGCCGCGGCCCTGCGCCGGGTGCCGGTGGCCCGGGGCACGGTGGCCCTGGCGTCCACGGTGGGCCTCGGCCTGAAGGCCCTGTCGTGGTCCCGCTCGGTGGCCGACGGCGGCCAGCCGGCCTCGAAGGGCTCGGTGGTGGCCGCTGCCAGCCTGAGCGTGGCCGTGTTCGTTACGATCTTCGCCCTGGCCCCGGCGGCCGTGGCCCGGGCGGTGGCCGGCCACGGCGGGGTGCTGTTCGCCACCGTCGAGGCCGTGGTGCGCCTGGGCTTGTTCGTGGGTTACGTGGCCGCCATCGGGCGCCTGCCGGGCATCCGGCGGACATTCGAGTACCACGGGGCCGAGCACCAGGCCATCGCCGCCGCCGAGGCGGGCGACGAGCTGACTCCCGAACGGGTCAGTCGCTACAGCCCCCGCCACGCCCGCTGCGGGACCGACTTCCTGGTGCTGGTGGCGGTGGTAGCCGTGTTCGCCTTCGCCCTGGTCTCGCCCGCCTCGTGGTGGCTGCTGGCCGCCAGCCGGGTGCTGCTGCTGCCGGTGGTGGCGGGCGTGGCCTACGAGGTCCTGCGGGTGTCCGACCGGCCGGGGGTGAGCCGCTGGCTGCGGCCCGTCATGGTGCCGGCCATGGCCGTGCAGCGGCTTACGACCCGCGCGCCCTCGCCCGACCAGGTCGAGGTGGCCATCGTGGCCGTCCAGGCGGCTCTGGCCGGGGCCGTGCCCGGCGCCGGTCAGACCTCGACGCCGCCTACTGCTTGA